The following coding sequences lie in one Rutidosis leptorrhynchoides isolate AG116_Rl617_1_P2 chromosome 4, CSIRO_AGI_Rlap_v1, whole genome shotgun sequence genomic window:
- the LOC139843992 gene encoding transcription initiation factor TFIID subunit 7, with product MDEQFILRVPPSVAERIDRLLDEIPSDDKSLDLSFSDDGRRGTFSIGDDHFPASLLDLPCIVESYKTYDDSVLIKTADVGQMIMVRDEGDPAPEVIEYRHGLTPPMRDARRRRFRREPDLNPELVRRVERDLLNIMNGGTAEFVDTEMAEREEIGDASGRNAAKKVAPAPATKPGVSEVVTNAGEPDRSDTDESDDSN from the exons ATGGATGAGCAATTTATACTGAGGGTTCCACCGTCTGTTGCCGAGCGTATAGATCGTCTTTTAGACGAAATCCCATCAGATGACAAGTCACTGGACTTATCTTTCTCTG ATGATGGTCGACGTGGCACATTTTCTATAGGCGATGATCATTTCCCTGCATCTCTCTTGGATCTTCCTTGCATAGTGGAGTCTTATAAGACTTACGATGACAGTGTTCTAATCAAAACAGCCGATGTTGGCCAA ATGATTATGGTTAGAGATGAAGGTGATCCTGCTCCAGAAGTTATCGAATACCGCCATGGTCTTACCCCTCCTATGAGAGATGCACGAAGAAGACGATTTCGCAGGGAGCCTGATTTAAAT CCTGAACTTGTCCGACGTGTTGAGAGAGATCTGCTGAACATTATGAATGGAGGAACGGCTGAATTTGTTGATA CTGAAATGGCTGAGCGAGAAGAAATTGGAGATGCGAGTGGTCGCAATGCTGCAAAGAAAGTGGCACCAGCACCCGCTACAAAGCCCGGTGTCTCAGAAGTGGTAACAAATGCTGGAGAGCCCGACCGAAGCGATACCGATGAGTCCGATGATTCAAACTAA